The sequence TACATCATCATCGGCTGCTTCCTGGACGGCATCTCCTCGGTGGTGCTGACCATGGCGGTGGTCGAGCCGATGGTGCGGGCCGCCGGCATCGACGCGATCTGGTTCGGCATCTTCGTCGTCGTGGTGGTGGAGATGGCGCAGATCACGCCGCCCATCGGCTTCAACCTGTTCGTGCTGCAAGGCATGACGCGGCACGAGATGACCTATATCGCCCGCGCCGCCCTGCCGATGTTCGCGCTGATGGTGGTCATGGTGTTCATCCTGATCGCCTTCCCGGAGCTGGCGACCTGGCTGCCCGAGAACATGCGCACCCGGCCGTAAGGCCCGGATCGTCCCGCGATCTTCCCCGCCCGCACGATTTTGCGGGCGGGGTCTTGCAAAAACAACGTTGACATTTTCTCGATAAATTGTTGACGTAGCGACGAGCCAATAATCGGCCCCGTGCCCAGCGCATGCCGGCCGGACCGACCAGCGGAGAGACGCATCATGACGAGCGGCAAGTGGGATTTCTGGATCGATCGCGGCGGCACCTTCACCGACATCGTCGCCCGCGATCCCGACGGCGGCATCCGCGCCCACAAGGTCCTGTCGGAGAACCCGGAAGCCTATCGCGACGCCGCCATCCAGGGCATCCGCGAGCTGATGGGCGTCGCCTCCGGCGAGCGCATCCCGGCCGAGCGCATCGCTACCGTCAAGATGGGCACCACCGTCGCCACCAACGCGCTGCTGGAGCGCAAGGGCGACCGCACCCTGCTGGTCACCACCCGCGGTTTCCGCGATGCGCTGGAGATCGGCTACCAGGCGCGGCCCGACATCTTCGCCAAGGAGATCATCAAGCCGGAACTGCTCTATGAGCGCGTCGTCGAGGTCGCCGAGCGCGTACGCGCCGACGGCACCATCGAGGCCGAGCCGGATCTGGCCGAAGTCGAGCGCGACCTCAAGGCCGCCTATGACAGCGGCATCCGCTCCGCGGCCATCGTCTTCATGCACGCCTATGCCTTCCCCGATCACGAGAAGAAGGTCGCCGAGATCGCCCGCAAGGTCGGCTTCCCGCAGGTCTCCGTCAGCCACGAGGTCTCGCCGCTGATGAAGCTGGTCGGGCGCGGCGACACCACCGTGGTCGACGCCTATCTCTCGCCGATCCTGCGCCGCTATGTCGAGCAGGTGGCGAGCGAACTGCAGATCGACGGCACCGATTGCCGGCTGATGTTCATGCAGTCCTCCGGCGGCCTCACCGCCGCGGACCTCTTCCAGGGCAAGGACGCGATCCTGTCGGGTCCGGCCGGCGGCGTCGTCGGCGCCATCGAGACCTCGCGCATGGCCGGCTTCGATGCGGTCATCGGCTTCGACATGGGCGGCACGTCCACGGACGTCTCGCACTACAACGGCGAGTATGAGCGCGCCTTCGAGACCGAGGTGGCGGGCGTGCGCATGCGCGCCCCGATGATGATGATCCACACGGTCGCGGCCGGCGGCGGCTCGATCCTCCACTACAAGGACGGCCGCTTCCAGGTCGGCCCGGATTCGGCTGGCGCCAATCCCGGCCCCGCCTGCTACCGCCGCGGCGGCCCGCTCGCCGTCACCGACGCCAATGTCATGGTCGGCAAGCTGCGCCCCGACTTCTTCCCGAAGATCTTCGGACCGGGGCGCGACGAGCCGCTCGACCGCGACGCGGTGGTGGCGAAGTTCGAGGAAATGGCCGCCCGCATCGGCGACGGCCGCTCCGCCGCGGAAGTCGCCGACGGCTTCCTGAAGATCGCCGTCGAGAACATGGCCAACGCCATCAAGAAGATCTCGGTCCAGCGCGGCTACGACGTCACCGAGTATGCGCTGACCTGCTTCGGCGGTGCCGGCGGCCAGCACGCCTGCTCGGTTGCCGACAGCCTCGGCATGACCACGGTGATCGTCCACCCGCTGTCGGGCATCCTGTCCGCCTATGGCATGGGCCTTGCCGACATCCGCGCCACCCGTCAGCAGGCGGTCGTGCGCCGGCTCGAGCCGGCCATGCTGGACGACCTCGAGGCGCTCGTCGACCGGCTGTCGGCCGAGACCCGGGCCGAGGTCGCCGGCCAGGGCGTCGCGGATGCCGGGATCCGCAACCTGCCGCGCGCCCTGCTGCGTTACGAGGGCACGGACACCCCGATCCCGGTCGCCTATGTGCCCCGCGACATCGACACGATGGTCGGCGCCTTTGCCGATGCGCACCGCGCCCAGTTCGGCTTCGTTTACGAGAACAAGCCGATCGTCGTGGAAGCGCTCGAGGTGGAATCCGTCGGCGGCGGCTCCGGCATCGACGAGCCGGACCTGCCGCTCGTCTCCGGTTCGCCCGAGGCGACCGACAAGGGCAGCATCTTCGCCGAGGGCGAGTGGCGCGAGGCGGGCTTCTTCGCCCGCGCCGGCCTCAAGCCCGGCCACAAGCTCTCCGGCCCTGCGCTCATCGTCGAGCCGCACCAGACCATCGTCGTGGAGCCGGGCTGGCAGGCGGAAATCACCGCCAAGGACCATGTCGTCCTGCGCCGCGTCGAGAAGCTCGCCCGCGCCGAGGCCATCGGCACCAAGGCCGATCCGGTCATGCTCGAGGTCTTCAACAACCTCTTCATGTCGATCGCCGAGCAGATGGGCGTGACGCTGCAGAACACCGCCTACTCGGTGAACGTCAAGGAGCGCCTCGACTTCTCCTGCGCGGTCTTCGATGCCTCCGGCGCGCTGGTCGCCAATGCCCCGCACATGCCGGTGCATCTCGGCTCGATGGACCGTTCCGTCGAGACGGTGATCAAGCTCAACGCCGGCCAGATCCGCCCGGGCGACGTCTTCGCGCTGAACGCCCCCTATAACGGCGGCACCCACCTGCCGGACATCACCGTCGTCTCGCCGGTCTTCGACGACGAGGGCAAGGAGATCCTGTTCTGGGCGGCAAGCCGCGGCCACCATGCCGATGTCGGCGGCTCGGCGCCCGGCTCCATGACCCCGCGCGCCACCACGGTGGACGAGGAAGGCGTGCTGATCGACAACTTCAAGCTCGTCGATCAGGGCCGCTTCCGCGAGGAGGAGCTGGTCGAGGTCCTCACCGACCATCCCTGGCCGGTGCGCAACGTCACGCAGAACGTCGCCGACCTGAAGGCGCAGATCGCCGCCAACGAGAAGGGCGTGCAGGAGCTGCGCAAGATGGTCTCCCACTTCGGTCTCGAGGTGGTGCAGGCCTATATGGGCCACGTCCAGGACAATGCCGAGGAGAGCGTGCGCCGGGTCATCGAGGCGCTGACCGACAGCGAGTACGAGTACCCGACCGACCAGGGCTCGGTGATCCGCGTTCGGATCACCGTCGACAAGACGAAGCGCGAGGCGACCGTCGACTTCACCGGCACCAGCGAAGTGAAGCCGAACAACTTCAACGCGCCCGAGCCTGTCACCCGCGCGGCGGTGCTCTACTGCTTCCGCGTCATGGTCGAGGGGCACATCCCGATGAATGCGGGCTGCCTGCGGCCGATCCACATCGTCATCCCCGACGGCTGCATGCTGAAGCCGGCCTACCCGGCCGCCGTCGTCGCCGGCAACGTGGAGACCAGCCAGCACGTCACCAACGCCCTGTTCGGCGCACTGGGAGCCATGGCCAACAGCCAGGGGTCGATGAACAACCTGACCTTCGGCAACGCCACCTACCAGTATTACGAGACCCTGTGCTCGGGCTCGCCTGCCGGTCCCGGCTTCAACGGCACCGACGGCGTCCACGTGCACATGACCAACTCGCGCCTCACCGATCCGGAAGTGCTGGAATTCCGCTATCCGGTCCTGCTGGAGGACTTCCACATCCGCGAGGGGTCGGGCGGCACGGGCAAGTGGCATGCCGGCAACGGCACCAAGCGCACTATCCGCTTCCTGGAGGAGATGGAACTGGCGATCCTGTCGTCCCACCGCACCATCACGCCGAAGGGCGGCGAAGGCGGCGGCGACGGCCAGCTCGGCAAGACCCTGGTGCGCCGTCTCGACGGCACCACGCAGGAACTTGCCGGCTGCGACCAGACGGTCCTGAAGGCGGGCGAGGCGGTCACCGTCATCACCCCGACCGCCGGCGGCTGGGGCAAGGCGTAACGCCTGCGGGCCCCTGCCCCGTCCCGTGAGCACCACCCGAACGGCCGCGCCCATGGCGCGGCCGTTTTGGCATCCGGCGCCGGCACGCATGTCCGGACCGCAACCCAATTCCAGCAATTTTTATTTAAGATTGAAGAATTCGGATCAGAAGCCGTCAAACATTAAAATCCGCGATCTTTGAAAATACCTGATTTTGCCCTCCAAAAATCAGGAAAACTTAAGAGCTTACGCAGTGTAATGGAGGCGCGGTCCTTGTTGTAGCCCGCTCTTTCATATGTCGGGGAATTCTGCAATGCGCGATGTTCGTGCCGGCTCCTCCCGCCTGCGCTCCGTGGCTGCCAAGATCCTGGGGCTGGTCGGTTTTTTAAGTTTGATGATGCTCTCCATTGCCGCCGTCGGCCTCTTGCAGATGCGCCAGATCGGCACGGAGCTTGAAGAGATTGCCGACGAGACGATCCCTCTGACGACCAATGTCAGCAAGGTGACGATCCATCAGCTCGAGCAGGCTCTCCTGCTTGAACGTCTCTTCCGCGCCGCCAACCTTGAGGCCGCGCCCGAGTCCGGCACGACCGAAGACCTGTCGCGGCGCGTCATGGCGCTGGCCGCGCAAGTCGACGATGAGATCAGGCAGGCCGAGGCGATCGCCGCCAAGGGGCAGTCCCTCGCCGCCACCCCGGAACATGCAGCCAAGTACGAGAGCGTCCTGACGACCCTGAAGCGCATCGAGGCCGAGCACGTGGCCTACGGCCAGAAGATCGAGCGCATCGTCGAGCTTTTGAAGACGAAGGACATCCCGGCGGCCACCGCCCTTGCGGCTCAACTCGAGATCGAGCAGGAGCGGCTTGACCATGAGCTGGTGGAGCTGGCTCAGGACCTCGACCGTTTCACCCTGGAAGCCAGCGACTCCGCCAAGAAGCACGAGCAGCAGGGCCTGGTGATCATGAGCACCACGACGCTGGTCGCGATCCTGGCGGGCGTGGCGATTGCGAGCGTGTTCGCCGTCTTCGGCATCAGCAGGCCGCTCCGCAGCGTCGTCACCGCCCTCAACCGGCTCGCCATGGACGACACCTCGGTCACCGTTTCCGTCCGCTCGCGCGACGAGGTCGGGGAACTCGCCCGCGCCTTCGAGGCCTTCCGGGAGAAGACCATCGAGATCAAGCGCCTGCAGGAACAGGCCCGCGAGGAAGAGGAGCGCATCGAGATCGAGAAGCGCGAGGCGACCCTTCGCCTGGCGGACAGCCTGGAATCGACCCTCAAGACGGTGTCGGACGGCATTGCCGACGCCGTGCGCGAACTCCAGCAGGCAGCCGACATGATGGCCCGCAATGCCGAGGTGACCTCGGACAATGCCGGCACGGTCGCGGCAGCGGCCGAACAGTCGGCAACCGGCGTCCAGTCGGTCGCCAGCGCGGCAGAGGAACTGAGCGCCTCCATCGGCGAGATCAGCCGCCAGGTCACGGCCGCGCTGTCCGCCGCGGGTCAGTCCACCACCAATGCGCAGCGCTCCAGCAGCACCGTCAACGGCCTTGCCGAGGCGGCGCGGCGCATCGACGATGTGGTCAGGCTGATCAACGACATCGCCGACCAGACCAACCTCCTGGCGCTGAATGCCACCATCGAGGCGGCACGCGCTGGCGAGGCCGGAAAGGGCTTTGCGGTCGTCGCCGGCGAGGTCAAGGCGCTGGCCAACCAGACCGGCCGCGCCACCGAGGATATCAGCACCCAGGTGCAGGACATGCAGAACGGCGCCGCCCGCACCTCGGAAGCCATCGGGTCCGTCGTGGAGTCCATCAACAGCATCAACGGCCAGATCTCGGCCATTGCCACGGCCATCGAGGAGCAGAGCGCGGTGACGGCGGAGATTGCCCGCAATGTCAACGAAGTGGCGGCCGGCAGCACCGAGATCACGCGGACCATCGGCTCGGTCCGCGAGCGGGCGGTGGATTCCAGCGCAGGAGCGCGCCAGGTCCTGACCAGCGTCGAGACGCTGGCCTATCAGTCCGGCACGCTGCAGAAGGAACTCGACGCCTTCCTGCGCAACATTCGCGCCGCCTGATCCAGCGGTTTCCTCCCCCGCGCACGCCGGGCGATACCGGCTCGCAGCGGGAGAAACGGCCGGCACGGTACACAAAGAGGCGGCGCCGCATGGGGCCGCCTTTTTTCTTGCGCAAACAAGGAGAAAGAAGTGCCGTTTGCGCTGGCAATGCGCCCGCCGGGCTCCCATATGACGAGCGTTGATCTCGACCTGAGCCTAGTGGAGGAAATCCCTGATGCAAGCTGCCGCCAGCCGGAAGCGCAAGACGACAGCCGTTATTGCCCTTGGAATTGCCGCGCTTTTTGCCGCTGTCGACTTTGCCGAAGCCCGCCGGGCCGGCAGCAGCGGCTTCGGCAGCCGCGGTGCACGCACCTTTTCCGCCCCCGCCCCGACCAACACCGCGCCGGGCACGGCCTCGCCGGTTCAGCGCACGATGACGCCGCAGCCCGCTCAGGGTCAGCAGGCGACGCCGGGCGCCGGCGCCCGCCAGCAGCAGGCGGCCCAGCCCTCGCGCGGGCTGTTCGGCGGCATGGGCGGCGCCCTTCTCGGCGGCTTGCTGATGGGCGGCCTGCTCGGCATGCTCTTTGGCGGCGGCATGGGCGGCTTTGCCGGCTTCCTCGGCCTGATCCTGCAGGTGGCCCTGATCGGCTTCCTCATCATGCTGGCCATGCGCTTCTTCGGCCGGCGCCAGCAGCCGGCGGCAGCCGCGACCGGCGGCGCAGCGCCGAATTTCGGCGGCACCGGCCCTGACACGTCCCGCACCCCGTTCAGCTTCGGCGGCGCCGGCGGCACCGGAACCGACGCCGGCACCGGCGCGGCCGCTCCGTTCCAGGCCCCTGTCATGGAAACCCCGCTCGAGCTGGAAGAGGCCGATTTCGACCGCTTCGAGCAGATGCTGGCCGAAGTGCAGGAAGCCTATGGCCGCGAGGACTACGCCGCGCTCCGCCGTCTGGCGACGCCCGAGGCCATGTCCTTCCTCGCCGAGGAACTGGGCGAGCTCGCCTCCGCCGGCAAGCGCAATGCCGTGTCCGACGTGAAGCTGCTGCAGGGCGACCTGTCCGAGGCCTGGAGCGAAGGCAGCGACGACTATGCGACGGTCGCCATGCGCTTTTCCGCCCTCGATGCCGTCCTCGACCGCAATTCCGGCCGGGTGCTGTCGGGCAGCCTGGAGGAGCCGCAGGAAAGCACCGAGCTGTGGACCTTCCGCCGTCAGAAGGGCGGCGAATGGACGCTCGCGGCCATCCAGGGCACCGAATAGGCGCCTGTCGCGGTCCCTTCCCAAACCCGAGAAACCGCCCCGTCTGGGGCGGTTTTTTCTTGGCGCCGCTCCCCACCATCCGCCGGCGGTTCGGGGCATGCCAGGGGAAAAATTATCCGCCTATCCAGGAAAATGGCGCAGCTGTATCGTCCTGCGCCGGCGATTGGGCCGCGCTTGATCCTGGGATTGGACCATGACTGCAAAAACTATCCTTGCGGCTGTAGCCGCACTGCTCGTTGCAACCGGAACCGTCGCCGCAAACGAGTGGAAGTTCGATCTGGAAAACCGCTCCACTGCCAACGTGACCTCGTTCCGCACCCAGGAAAACGGCGAGTGGAGCGACAACTGGCTGGACGAGATCATCGTGCCGGGCGACACGTTCGAGATGGACTTCGGCACCGATGAGGGGAACTGCACCGTGCGCACCCGCATCGACTTCACCGACGGCACCTATGTCGATGCCGACATCGATTATTGCGACATGAAGACGATCACCGTCCGCAACAAGGACGTGGTCTGGAAGTAACCTGTCTACTCGCGAGAGCTTGTGAAAACGGGCCGTCCCATGGGCGGCCCGTTTTTAACTGTGTCACCCGCACCAGGGCGGGCAGCGCCCGTGCCGGCTCTACCTGCCGGTGGCGGCGAACATCCAGTTGAGGATCAGCCGCCAGTCGGTCATGCGGATCGGCGTGCCGTGCGTGCCGGTCTCGAACAGCGCGAACCGCGCCGGATAGTCGGACTTGCGCGCCTTCAGCCGCTCGTAGAACGCGGCCTGCTTCTTCCAGTCGTAGACCTCGTCCCAGCTGCCATGGCCGAAATAGATCGGCAGCCGCCCGCCCCGGAACGTCGCGCTCGACAGGAACGCATCGTCCCAGGTCGAGCCCATCAGCAGCATGCCGCCCATCATCGCCGCAGCGCCGCCGTCGCGCGCCAGCTCCCAGCACAGGAAGCCGCCCATCGAGCCGCAGGCGACATAGGCCCGCGCCTGCGGTGCCTGGCGGATGTAGTGCTGCATCAACGCCTTGACGTCGCCCGCCCCGCGCTCGTCGAAATTCTTGACGTCGAGCGTGATGTAGAGGCCGGCATTGCGCACCATCAGGTTCTTGATGCGGTTGAAGTTGCCGCCGAAGCTGACGTCGTTCATGCCCTGGAAGCGGTTGCCGCCCTGCCCGTGCACATAGATGACGATGCTGCGCGCGCCGCGCGGCTCGCCGACGCGCATGTAGCTGATCGTGCGCCCGTTCGCCTTCAGCGTCAGGTCTTCCTGCGACCCGCTCGGCTTCATCGACACGTATTCGCCGTAGACCTCGCGCTCCCACACCTTGTCGCGGCGGTGGATGTCGCGGCGCTTGTCGTAATCGACGATGACGAACGGATCGTCCGCCTTGCCGGCCAGAAGGCCGGGATAGGAGAACAGCCGGTCCTTGAACGGCTCCAGCCGATAGGCCGCCGCCGGGCTCGCGCCCGATGCAAGTGCCAGGAGAAAGAGAACCGCGACGACGAGCGGCGGGACGGGCATGGTGCGGGTCGCAGTCACGATGTCGGCTGTCTCCTCAGATGCTTGCCGGCACTCCGGCGCAGATTCCTAGCCCGGGTGTTCGGTCCGGGCGATCATTCACCAGCCCTTGCCTGTTTCGCAAGGGCAACCAGGCGCGCGCGCAGCTCGCCCGCGCTTTGCAGCGGCGGAACGAAGTCGAGCCGCGCCACCTTGTCGCCGTCGACGAGATCTAGCCCCGCCGGATCGAGCGAGGACAGGCGCCAGTTGCCGCTGCCTGCCCGCGCCAGCTTTTCCCCATAGAGCGCGATGGCGTCGAGATGATCCTCGTTCATGTGCTCGACGGCCCCCGCCTCGGCTGCGCCAAGCTCGGCGACGACCGGCCCCGACAGCAGCAAGTCGCCCGCCGTCAGGTGATAGGCCTTGCCGAAGCCGCCGTTGAGGCTCGCACGCTCGGGAACGATGCGGAAGAACGCGAAATCGGGAAAGTCGACATAGAGCTTCGCCTTGGGATGGCGCAGCAGGTAGCGCCGGCG comes from Stappia sp. 28M-7 and encodes:
- a CDS encoding alpha/beta hydrolase, with amino-acid sequence MTATRTMPVPPLVVAVLFLLALASGASPAAAYRLEPFKDRLFSYPGLLAGKADDPFVIVDYDKRRDIHRRDKVWEREVYGEYVSMKPSGSQEDLTLKANGRTISYMRVGEPRGARSIVIYVHGQGGNRFQGMNDVSFGGNFNRIKNLMVRNAGLYITLDVKNFDERGAGDVKALMQHYIRQAPQARAYVACGSMGGFLCWELARDGGAAAMMGGMLLMGSTWDDAFLSSATFRGGRLPIYFGHGSWDEVYDWKKQAAFYERLKARKSDYPARFALFETGTHGTPIRMTDWRLILNWMFAATGR
- a CDS encoding TIM44-like domain-containing protein encodes the protein MQAAASRKRKTTAVIALGIAALFAAVDFAEARRAGSSGFGSRGARTFSAPAPTNTAPGTASPVQRTMTPQPAQGQQATPGAGARQQQAAQPSRGLFGGMGGALLGGLLMGGLLGMLFGGGMGGFAGFLGLILQVALIGFLIMLAMRFFGRRQQPAAAATGGAAPNFGGTGPDTSRTPFSFGGAGGTGTDAGTGAAAPFQAPVMETPLELEEADFDRFEQMLAEVQEAYGREDYAALRRLATPEAMSFLAEELGELASAGKRNAVSDVKLLQGDLSEAWSEGSDDYATVAMRFSALDAVLDRNSGRVLSGSLEEPQESTELWTFRRQKGGEWTLAAIQGTE
- a CDS encoding hydantoinase B/oxoprolinase family protein; the encoded protein is MTSGKWDFWIDRGGTFTDIVARDPDGGIRAHKVLSENPEAYRDAAIQGIRELMGVASGERIPAERIATVKMGTTVATNALLERKGDRTLLVTTRGFRDALEIGYQARPDIFAKEIIKPELLYERVVEVAERVRADGTIEAEPDLAEVERDLKAAYDSGIRSAAIVFMHAYAFPDHEKKVAEIARKVGFPQVSVSHEVSPLMKLVGRGDTTVVDAYLSPILRRYVEQVASELQIDGTDCRLMFMQSSGGLTAADLFQGKDAILSGPAGGVVGAIETSRMAGFDAVIGFDMGGTSTDVSHYNGEYERAFETEVAGVRMRAPMMMIHTVAAGGGSILHYKDGRFQVGPDSAGANPGPACYRRGGPLAVTDANVMVGKLRPDFFPKIFGPGRDEPLDRDAVVAKFEEMAARIGDGRSAAEVADGFLKIAVENMANAIKKISVQRGYDVTEYALTCFGGAGGQHACSVADSLGMTTVIVHPLSGILSAYGMGLADIRATRQQAVVRRLEPAMLDDLEALVDRLSAETRAEVAGQGVADAGIRNLPRALLRYEGTDTPIPVAYVPRDIDTMVGAFADAHRAQFGFVYENKPIVVEALEVESVGGGSGIDEPDLPLVSGSPEATDKGSIFAEGEWREAGFFARAGLKPGHKLSGPALIVEPHQTIVVEPGWQAEITAKDHVVLRRVEKLARAEAIGTKADPVMLEVFNNLFMSIAEQMGVTLQNTAYSVNVKERLDFSCAVFDASGALVANAPHMPVHLGSMDRSVETVIKLNAGQIRPGDVFALNAPYNGGTHLPDITVVSPVFDDEGKEILFWAASRGHHADVGGSAPGSMTPRATTVDEEGVLIDNFKLVDQGRFREEELVEVLTDHPWPVRNVTQNVADLKAQIAANEKGVQELRKMVSHFGLEVVQAYMGHVQDNAEESVRRVIEALTDSEYEYPTDQGSVIRVRITVDKTKREATVDFTGTSEVKPNNFNAPEPVTRAAVLYCFRVMVEGHIPMNAGCLRPIHIVIPDGCMLKPAYPAAVVAGNVETSQHVTNALFGALGAMANSQGSMNNLTFGNATYQYYETLCSGSPAGPGFNGTDGVHVHMTNSRLTDPEVLEFRYPVLLEDFHIREGSGGTGKWHAGNGTKRTIRFLEEMELAILSSHRTITPKGGEGGGDGQLGKTLVRRLDGTTQELAGCDQTVLKAGEAVTVITPTAGGWGKA
- a CDS encoding HugZ family protein; its protein translation is MAENDRPQVIRPTDDEARLLSQRLVRMARFGALGVIDPQDAMPFVSRVGLATEMDGTPVMLVSRLSQHTSAVAADPRCSLLVGEPGKGDPLAHPRLSIVARAERIDPADPAHAAIRRRYLLRHPKAKLYVDFPDFAFFRIVPERASLNGGFGKAYHLTAGDLLLSGPVVAELGAAEAGAVEHMNEDHLDAIALYGEKLARAGSGNWRLSSLDPAGLDLVDGDKVARLDFVPPLQSAGELRARLVALAKQARAGE
- a CDS encoding methyl-accepting chemotaxis protein; translated protein: MRDVRAGSSRLRSVAAKILGLVGFLSLMMLSIAAVGLLQMRQIGTELEEIADETIPLTTNVSKVTIHQLEQALLLERLFRAANLEAAPESGTTEDLSRRVMALAAQVDDEIRQAEAIAAKGQSLAATPEHAAKYESVLTTLKRIEAEHVAYGQKIERIVELLKTKDIPAATALAAQLEIEQERLDHELVELAQDLDRFTLEASDSAKKHEQQGLVIMSTTTLVAILAGVAIASVFAVFGISRPLRSVVTALNRLAMDDTSVTVSVRSRDEVGELARAFEAFREKTIEIKRLQEQAREEEERIEIEKREATLRLADSLESTLKTVSDGIADAVRELQQAADMMARNAEVTSDNAGTVAAAAEQSATGVQSVASAAEELSASIGEISRQVTAALSAAGQSTTNAQRSSSTVNGLAEAARRIDDVVRLINDIADQTNLLALNATIEAARAGEAGKGFAVVAGEVKALANQTGRATEDISTQVQDMQNGAARTSEAIGSVVESINSINGQISAIATAIEEQSAVTAEIARNVNEVAAGSTEITRTIGSVRERAVDSSAGARQVLTSVETLAYQSGTLQKELDAFLRNIRAA